Below is a window of Burkholderia multivorans ATCC BAA-247 DNA.
CGCCCCGAGCCGAGCAGTCCGGCCAACCCGACGATTTCGCCGGGCCGCACGTCGAGGTCGAGCGCGCTGATCATGCCGCGCCGGCCGACCTGCTGCATCGACAGGAACGGCGCGCTCGCGCCGCCGCGCGCCGCCTCGACCGCACGCGCCTGCAACGCATCGGACAATCGTTCGCGGCCCGTCATCTTCGCGACGAGCGCATCGACCGGCAGATCGCGCGCGAGATACTCGCCTTCGCGCTCGCCGTTGCGCATCACGGTGATGCGGTCGGAGATCGCATAGGTCTGTTCGAGAAAATGCGTGACGAACAGGATCGCGATGCCCGACGCCTTCAATCGGCGCAGCACGTCGAACAGCCGCGCGACCTCGCCGTCGTCGAGGCTCGACGTCGGTTCGTCGAGAATCAGCACGCGCGCCTCGACCGACACCGCACGCGCAATCGCCACCATCTGCTGCACCGCGATCGGATACGCGTCGAGCGAGCGCGTGACGTCGAGCGACAGATCCAGTTCCGCGAGCGCAGCGCGCGCACGCGCATGGATCGTCTTCCAGTCGATCGCGCCGCGCCGCATCGGCTGCCGGCCCGCGAAGATGTTCTCCGCGACCGACAGGTTCGCGCACAGGTTCACTTCCTGGTACAGCGTCTGGATGCCGGCCGCCTCGGCCTCGCGCGGCGCGGCGAAACGCACCGGCGCGCCGCCGACGCGAATCTCGCCCGCATCGTGCGCATGCACGCCGGTCAGCACGTTGATCAGCGTCGATTTGCCCGCGCCGTTCTGGCCCATCAGCGCATGGATTTCGCCGGGAAACAGCCGGAAGTTCACCTGCTGCAGCGCCCGGACACCCGGAAACGCCTTGTCGATGCCGGTCATCTCGACCACCGGCGAATTCGTCATGGATCGCCCTCGATTCGATGGAGTTGGCGGACGGCGGCCGTTGCGCCGCCGCCGGCGCCGTCGGCGGTGCTCAGTACTTGCGGGTCGGCAGCACTTGCGCCGCGACATTCATCGGGAACACCGTCTCGTTCGTGACGATCCGCTTCGGCAGCTGCTTGCCGGCCACGACGTCCTTCACGGCCGTCATCAGCTGCGGCCCGAGCAGCGGGCTGCACTCGACGTCGACGTTGATCTTGCCGGCGATCATCGCCTGGAAGCCGCCCTTCGTCGCATCGAACGACACGACGCTGACGTCCTTGCCGGGCTTCATCCCGGCCTCTTCCATCGCCTGGATCGCGCCGAGCGCCATGTCGTCGTTGTGCGCGTAGACGACGTTGATCTGCTTGCCGTATGTCTTCGCGAACGCTTCCATCACCTGCTTGCCGCCGGCGAGCGTGAAGTCGCCGCTTTGCGATGCGATCACCTTGAACTTCGGATTGTTCTTGATCACCTCGAGCAGGCCCGCGCGGCGATCATTGGCCGGCGCGGAACCGACCGTGCCCTGCAGTTCGACGATATTGATCGGGCCCGCGTCGTTCTTGTAGCGCTCCTCGAGCCAGTGGCCGGCGCGCCGCCCTTCCTCGAGGAAGTCCGAACCGATCATCGTCACGTAGAGCGACGGGTCCTTCACGTCGACCGCGCGGTCGGTCAGGATCACCGGAATGTGCGCGGCCTTCGCTTCGGTCAGCACGGGCTCCCAGCCCGACTCGACCACCGGCGAGAACGCGATCACGTCGACCTTCTGCGCAATGAACGAACGGATCGCGCGAATCTGGTTCTCCTGCTTCTGTTGTGCATCGGAAAACTTCAGGTTGATGCCGGCTTCCTTGGCGGCGCTCTTGACCGACACCGTGTTCGCGGTGCGCCACGCGCTTTCCGCGCCGACCTGCGAGAACCCGAGCGTGATCGGCTTTTGCTGCGCGTATGCGCCGGATGCCAGCATGGCCGTCGCGGCCACGAGCGCGCCGGCCGCGAGCTTCCTGATGATCGTCATGTTGCGTCTCCGATGATGTCGTTGTGTATCGCGGCGACGGCCGTGTGCTGCGCTGTTCTGATTCTGACGGCCGCGTGCGGACGGGGCGGCGGTTGATGGGCCCCGGATCAGTCTAGAAACAAGTCCGATAACCTGCCAATGAAATATTGGATTGAATCAATATCCGAATTGGCATACGTATAAACACCTAAGCGTGTCGCGACACGCGTCGCGGCGTTGCCCGAACGGCGCACGCATCTTGCTCCACCGACCTGCGCACGCCGCGCGGTGCGGCACACATCCGATCGCCACGAACCTCACAGGAGACAAGAACGATGGTCGCAGCGCTTCCCCGCAGCTTGCCGTGCATCGCCGCATGAAGCCGCGCGCGCCCCGCTCCGCGGCCGGCGACGGCATGCGCATGTCCGACGCGCGCGCGGCCGCCACGCTGCGCCACGTCGACGACCGGCAGCCGGGCTACACGCGTCGTCGCGTCCGCAACGGCTTCGCGTATTACACGCAGGACGGCGAACGGATCCGCGATCCGGACGAGATCGCGCGGATCAACGCGCTCGCGATTCCGCCCGCGTACACCGACGTCTGGATCTGCGCGGACCCGCGCGGCCATCTGCAGGCGACCGGCCGCGACGCGCGCGGGCGCAAGCAGTACCGCTACCACCCGCAGTGGCGGGCGACGCGCGACGCGAACAAGTATGCGCGGATGGCCGCGTTCGCGCTCGCGCTGCCGCGCATCCGCGCACGCGTCGCACGCGACCTCGCGCGACCGGGGATGCCGCGCGAGAAGGTCGTCGCGACGATCGTCCGGCTGCTCGACACGACGCTCGCGCGCATCGGCAACGCGGAATACGCGCGCGAGAACGAGTCGTACGGGCTGACGACGCTGCGCAAGCGGCATCTGAAGATCGAATCGGGGCAAGTGCGGCTGCGCTTCGTCGGCAAGAGCGGCGTCGAGCACGACGTGACGGTCGACGATCCGCGCGTCGCGCGAATCGTGCGGCGCTGCGCGGAGCTGCCGGGACACGAGCTGTTCCAGTACGTCGACGACGACGGCGAACGCCATTCGATCGGCTCGGCGGACGTGAACGACTATCTGCGCGAGGTCGCCGGCGCGGAATTCACCGCGAAGGACTACCGGACCTGGGCCGGCAGCGTGCAGGCGCTCGCGCTGCTGCGCCGCGCGCCGCACGGCGGTGTCACGGAGGCCCGCAAGCAGATCGTCGAGACCGTGCGCGCGGTCGCCGACATGCTGCACAACACGCCGGCCGTGTGCCGGCGCTGCTACATCCACCCCGACGTGCTCGAGATGTACGAGTCGGGGCGGCTCGATACGCTCGTGATCCGGCGCGCGCCGCGCGGGCTGCGCGCCGACGAAGCGGCGTTCGCGGCGCTCGTGGCCGGTGCGGCGCGGCGCGCCGCAAAAACCGCGCGCAGTTAGCCGCGCGAGCGCGCGATCGAGTTCGCGACGCTGCGAAAGACGAGCGGCTGTTCGTCGCGCGGCGTCGCACGGCGCGCGAGCCGGACCGCGTGCTCCACGCGGCCGTGATGCGCGGACTTTGCGCATACCGGGTCCGCCTCGGCCGGATCGCCGGCGAGCAGGTATGCCTGACAGCGGCATCCGCCATGATCCACATGGCGCTCGTCGCAGCTGCGGCACGGCTCGCGCATCCAGCCGTCGCCGCGAAATGCGTTGAACGCCTCGCTGTCGTACCAGATCTCCTTCAGCGAGCGCTCGCGCACGTTCGGCAGCGCGAGCCCCGGCAGCGCACGCGCGGCATGACACGGCAGCGCGGTGCCGTCCGGTGCGACGCCGAGGAACACCGAGCCCCAGCCGTTCATGCATGCTTTCGGACGCTGCTCGAAATAATCGGGCACGACGAACAGGATCTTGCAACGCTCGCCGACGAGCTTCCGGTAGCGGTTCACCGTCTCCTCCGCATCGCGCAACTGCTCGGCGGTCGGCATCAACTGGTCGCGATTGAGCATCGCCCAGCCGTAGTACTGCGTGTTCGCGAGTTCGAGAAAATCCGCGCCGAGGTCGAGCGCCATTTCGATGATGCGGTCGACGTGCGGCAGGTTGTAGCGATGCAGCACGCAGTTCAGCACCATCGGATAGCCGTGCGACTTGATCAGGCGCGCGACGCTGCGCTTCAGCTCGAACGTTCGCGTACTGGTCAGGAAGTCGTTCAGCTCGCGCGTCGAATCCTGCAGCGACAGCTGGATATGATCGAGCCCGGCCGCCTTCAGCCGCTCGATGCGCGCGGCGGTCAGGCCGATGCCCGACGTAATGAGGTTCGTGTAGAAGCCGAGCGCGCGTGCGTGCTCGACCAGCGTTTCGAGATCGTCGCGCTGCAGCGGCTCGCCGCCGGAAAAACCGAGCTGCGCGGCGCCGAGCGCGCGCGCGTCGGCGATCACGGTGCGCCACGTGTCGGTGTCGAGTTCCGCGCCGTGCGTCGCGAAGTCGACCGGGTTGTAGCAGAACGCGCAATGCAGCGGGCAGCGGTAGGTGAGCTCGGCGAGCAGCCACAGCGGCGGCGACGGTGACGGTGACGGCCGGTTCGGATCGCGCGTCATGTCAGTCCAGCCAGCCGCGCAGTCGCGCATGATCGAGGAAGCGATAAACGTCCGACGCGAGATCGGATGTGCTGAACAGCCGTTCGAGTTCGCCGATGATCTCGTCGAGTTCGCGCGTGCCGTCGCAGCGCGCGAGTATCTCGCCCGCGCTCGGATTGAGCTTCACCATGCCCTCGGGATACAGCAGCACGTAGGCATCCTGGGCCGCCTCCCATTGCAGGCGGTACATGCCCCTCAGCGTGGGGCGCAGCGGCACGCCGCTGACGTCGACGGAATTCATGCGCAATACGCCTTTTCAATGGCATCGAGGATCGACCACAGCACGTCGAGCTTGAACGTCAGAATCTCGAGTGCGCGCCGCTGCGCGGCCGCGGTCGTGAAATGGGCGAGCGTGACCGCGAGGCCGTGTTCGACGTCGCGCTGCGCAAGCGGCACGCGGCTGCGGAAATACTGCAGACCGTCGGCGTCGATCCACGGATAGTGCGACGGCCAGCCGGCGAGCCGGTCGAGATGGATCTGCGGCGCGAACATCTCGGTCAGCGACGAGCACACCGCCTCCTGCCACGTCGCGCGACGCGCGAAGTTCACGTACGCGTCGACGGCAAAGCGCACGCCGGGCAGCACGTGCTCGAGCGACCACAGCGACGCGCGGTCGAGGCCGACCGCCTCGCCGAGCCGCACCCACGCTTCGATGCCGCCGGCATCGTCGCCGTGCCCGTCGTGGTCGAGGATGCGCTGCACCCACAGCCGGCGCGTGTCGCGGTCCGGACAGTTCGACAGGATCGCCGCGTCCTTCAGCGGAATGCTGATCTGATAGTAGAAGCGGTTCGCGACCCAGCCGCGAATCTGCGCGGGCGTGCAGGCGCCCGTGTTGAGCCGCCGGTTGAACGGATGATGAATGTGATAGCGCGATTCGAGCGCGCGCAGACGCGCCTCGAATTCGTCGGCGCTCCACGGGCTCGCGTGCAGCGCCGCCGCGGAAATCGGTGCGTTCATGGTCATACCTCGAAATGCATCCCGTCGTGCGCGACCTCGATCCCGTGCCCGTGCAGATGCGCGCGCTCGGCCGAAGCGGGATCGAGAATCGGGTTCGTGTTGTTGATATGCGTGAGCACCTTGCGCGTCTGTGCCGGCAACGCGCGCAGCCGGTCGATCATCCCCGGCCGCATGCCGTCGCCGCGTTGCGCGAGATGGCCCATGTCGGCCGCGTGCTTCGCCGACAGGCCGAGCTCGATCATCTCCGTGCCGGTCCAGAACGTGCCGTCGACGAGGACGAGATCGGCGCCCTGCATCGCGGCCTGCACGCGATCGTCGATGTCGGCAAGGCCCGGCGCGTAGAACGCGCGCCGTCCGCTCGCGACGTCCTCGATCAGTAGCGCGACGTTGTCGCCCGGCACGGCGGCCGCACGTCGCGGCGAATACGGCGGCGCCTTGCTGTCGACCGGCACCGCGGTAAAGCGGATGCCGCCCGCGCCCGGAATCGCGAACGGTTCGTGCAGCGCGATGGTGTGCGCGTCGACGCCGCAGTAGTGGCCGAGCAGCGGCACGAGCGGCAGCGCGGTCGAGAGATCGTCGAGCACCGGCGCGCTCGCATACAGCGGCAGCGGCGACGTACGTTCGCGCAGCATGAGCAGCCCCGTCACGTGATCGATCTGTGCATCGCACAGCACGACCGCGACGATCCCGCTGTCTCGCACGGCGCGCGCCGGCTGCAGTTCGGGCGCGGCGCGCAGCTGCGCGAGGATGTCGGGCGATGCGTTGACGAGCACCCAGTCGACGCCGTCGCTGCTGACGGCGATCGACGACTGCGTGCGCGGCACGATGCCGTCGGTGCCGGCGCGCGCGCGACGGCAGTTCGCGCAATTGCAGTTCCATTGCGGCAGTCCGCCGCCTGCGCCCGATCCGAGGATCCTGATCTTCATCGATGCGTGCTCCGATGCCGGCCGCCGCCTGCGCGGCAGGCGGCGGCGCGGCGTACGCCGATCAGCGGTTGGCGATATACATCGTGATTTCGAAACCGAAGCGCAGATCGGTATAGGCGGGGGTCGTCCACTGCATGGCATGTCTCCTTGTTCAGTTGAGTTGCATCGAATGAACCGCGTCGATCGGCGGTCGATCACTATCCAGCAAGGAGCGTGCCGGGCGGGCGTATCGCCTGTGCGACGACGTGCGGATGCCGCCGCGCGGTCGTTGCGGCGACAACCTTACGAATCACCCACAAAACGGTTTCAATTGCCGTCGGCGCAGGCGGCGGGCGGCAGGCGTCCGGCTGCGCGACTGTTGAATCCTTGAACACCGGTGTTGCAAGCTGACACAGCGGGTGTGACAGTGAGGCCGCCCTTCAGTGTTCGTCCGTGCGCAGCGGCGCGGTGCCGACGGACGGCATCTTCCGGTAGATCGTGTTGCGCGACACGCCGAGCGCGCGCGCGGCCGCCGACACGTTGCCGCCGTGCCGCGCGAGCGCCGCGGCGATCGCGCACGCCGCGACGTCCTGCAGCCGCGCATCGCCGGTCGCCAACGGATCGGGCGCGGCGTGCGGCGATGCAGCGCCGTCGTGCGCGCAGTGCGCGTCGTCGCGCCGCAGGTCGTCGAAAAAGTCTTCGGGCAAGTGCTCGCAGCGGATCTCCCCGTCGTCGTCGACCATCGCGGCGGCGGTACGCAGCAGGTTCGCGAGCTGGCGGAAATTGCCGGGCCACGCGCAGCGCTCGAACAGCGCCATCACGTCGGGCGCGACGCTCAGCGGCCGCCGGCCGGGGCCCGACAGCGTCTCGCGCTGCAGCATCTTCTGCACGACCACCGCGAGATCGGTGCGGTCGCGCAGCGGCGGCAGCCGGACGACGAGGCCGTTCAGCCGGTAGTACAGATCCTCGCGGAAGCGGTTCTGCGCGATCATCTCGCGCAAATCGCGGTGCGTCGCGCAGATGATCGCAATGTCCACGCCGATCGCCTTCGTCGAGCCGAGCGGATTGACGATGCGCTCCTGCAGTACGCGCAGCAGCCGCACCTGCAGCGGATACGGCATGTCGCCGATCTCGTCGAGAAACAGCGTGCCGCCGTTCGCCTGCAGCAGCTTGCCGGTCGCGCCCTTGCGGCGCGCGCCCGTAAACGCGCCCTCCTCGTAGCCGAACAGCTCCGACTCGATCAGCGTCTCCGGAATCGACGCGCAGTTCACCGCGACGAACGGCCCGTCGCGACGCGGCGAGTCGTTGTGGATCGCCTGCGCGAGCAGTTCCTTGCCGGTGCCGGTCTCGCCCGTGATCAGCACCGGAATGTCCTTGCCGATCACCTTGCGCACCTTCGCGATCACGGCCGCGACCTGCGGATCGCCGGTGTCCAGATAGCTGAGCCGCGACAGGCTCGCGGCGCCGTGTGAGGCCGCGGGCCGCGCGGCCGGCACGGCGCCGCCGTCGTGCACGTCGGCCGGGCGGCTGCCCTCGGCGCGCAGCGCACGCCGGAACTGCACGCGCGCACAAACGACCGCGCCGTTGCCGAGATTGAGCATCACGTGCGGCTCGGTGCTCGCGCGCATCCGGTCGATCAGCTGCGCGCTCGTCACGTCGAACAGCGACGCCAGCGTATGCGCACGCAACGCCGACAGCGGCATGCCGAGCTGGAACTGCGCGCTGCGGTTCGCGGACAGAAAGCGGCCGTCGGCGGTGAACGCGACGATCCCTTCCATCAGCGTGCCGAGAAACTCCGGCCGGCCGTGAAACGACACCTGCAGCGTCTCCTGGAACGTCGTCGTGAACAGATGGTTCTCGATCATCTGCACCGACATCTTCGCGAGCGCCATCGTGTGCTGGTGATAGCTGCGATGGTCGCCCGTCACGTCGAGCACGCCAATCACGTCGCCGTACGGATCGAGAATCGGCACGCTCGAACAGGTCAGGAAATGGTTCGCCGCGAGAAAGTGCTGGTCGCCGTGCACGACCATCGGACAGAGCTCGGCCAGCGCCGTGCCGATCGCGTTGGTGCCCTGCCGGTCCTCCGCCCAGTTCGCGCCGGGGCGCAGCGCGACGCGCTCCGCACGGCGCAGGAAGTCGTCGTCGCCGATCGAATGCAGGATCAGCCCTTCCGCGTCGGTCAGCACGATCATGCTCTGCGTATTGACGATCTGCTCGTGCAGCGTCTCCATCACCGGCATCGCGTGCACGCACAGCACGCGGTTCTGCTCGCGCTTGAGCGCGAGTTCGGTGGCGGACAGCACATCGTAGTCGGGGCGTGCGGACGCCTGCAGGCCGAACGTCTCGGACCGCTGATGGGACTTCCGGATCGTGGGCGTCGGCCAGCCGGGCGCTTGCGCAGCCCGTGTATCGGCGGCCGGATGAACGTCGTCGCGCATTGTCTCCTCCGGGGATCCTTCCGGTCGGTTGCCGGACTCTTCTGTCCCGATACAAGCAAACATCGGGCCATCGAGGCGATCGCGGCGCGATGTCGTGACGCGTGCGGACCGTACCGGCGATTCGAAAGGTCATTGAAAGACGATCAACGGTTGTCGCGGTCGCACAGGCCGTGATGAGCACATGATGCGCACGACGCGACGCTGACGAACCCCGCCATGCACGTCGCCGCGCGCGAAGCCCGCTTCGATTTGCGCATGTGTTGCCATGCCGCTCGCGCCTTGGCGCGCCGCCGCCACCCGCGTTCCTCTATCATCGCCCGCATGAACCGACGACCCGAGCGCCGACCGTCTGCCCCATCCCTTCGCCGTCTGTCGCGCGACGGCTGCGCGATCGCCTGGCGTGAAGCCGGCCATCCGCGCGGCCATCCGGTCGTCGTGCTGCACGGTGGCCCCGGCAGCGGCAGCCGGCCCGCGATGCTGCGCCTGTTCGACCTGCAGCGGATGCGCGTCGTGCTCGTCGATCAGCGCGGCGCCGGCGCGTCGACGCCGCGCGGCGGCCTGCGTCACAACAACACGATGCGGCTGATCGACGACCTCGAGGCGCTTCGCGTGCGGCTCGGCATCGCGCGCTGGGGCGTCGTGGGCGGCTCGTGGGGCGCGGCGCTCGCGCTCGCCTATGCGGGACGGCATCCGGCCCAGGTGACGGGCGTCGTGCTGCGCGGCCTGTTCCTGACGTCGGCACGCGAACTGCGCGCGTTCTTCGTCGGCTCGCGCGCACGGGCACCGCGCGCGTGGCGGCAACTGGCCGCGGCGGCCGGCACATCGCGCGCCGATCGCCTGCTCGCCGCCTGCGCGCGCGGGCTGCGGCCAGGCGTCGATGCCGGTCGACGCCGCGCGATCGCGCGCGCGTGGAGCGCGTACGAAGATGCGCTGCTCGCCGGCGCGCCCGCGCGTCGCATGCGCACGACGCCGCGCGCGCTCGACCGCCTCGCCGACAAATATCGGATCCAGGCGCACTATCTGCAGCGCCGCTGCTGGCTCGGCGAGCGCCGGCTGCTGTCGCTCGCGCGTCGCGCCGCGCACGCCGGCGTACCGCTGCATGCGGTACACGGCACGCGCGACGCAGTCTGCCCGGTCGACAACGTCGCGCGCCTCGCGCGTGCGGTGCCGACAGCGACCGTCGAACGCGTGCCGGCCGGTCATCTCGCCAGCGATGCCGCGCTCGCGCGCCGTCTCGCGGGCGCGATCCGCACGCTGTTCGGCGATGCGTAACGACCGCGCGGCGCGCGCTCAGTCCCACGCATAGCGCATGCCGACCCACGCGCCACGCGGCGCGCCCGGCCCGACGAAGGTCTCGTCGACCGCAGCGGCGCCGTCGAACGTATGGTTCGGACCGTTGAAGAAATTCCGGCCGAGCATCCCGAAGCTCGCATAGCGCTTGTCGAGCAGGTTCGTGATCGACGCGAACAGCTGCAGATGTTTCGTCGCCTGCCACGTCGTGTCGACGTCGATCAGCAGGTAACCCGGCAGCTTGCCGCCCGCGTCGCGGTTGTTTTCGTCGCCGCGCGCGAACACGCCGCTGCGGTACGTGAGATTCGTGCCGAGGCTCCACGTCGGCGTCGCGGCATAGTCGAGCCGCAGCTTCGCGGTGCTTGCCGGAATGCCCGGGATGCGGTCGCCCGATCGCACGACGATGTTGCCGCGTGCATCGGCGCTCGAGTTGCTCGCGCTGTGCTCGGTCCACGTCGAGCGGTACGACGCGTCGACATAGCTGTAGCCGATGCCGATCCCGACCGGCCCGACGTGCGTATGCGCGGCGAGCTCGATCCCTTGCCGGCGCGTCTTGCCGACGTTCTGGAAATAGCCGAGCGTGCCCGCGCCGCCGTTGCTGCTGACGAACTGGATGTCGTCGTCGAGCGTCGTGCGGTAGAGCGCCGCGCTCCACGTCGTCGCCGCACCGACGCGCCCGCGCGCGCCGAACTCGACCGTCTTCGCGATCACCGGCTTCAGCGGCGGATCGGCGAGAAAGTCGTTCGGCAGCGAGCACGGCGCGGCCGGGTCGGCGCACGCGAGTTCGATCGCGGTCGGCGAGCGCATGCCTTCGTTGTAGGTCGCGTACGCGGTCAGGCCCGGCGCCGGATTCCAGGTGATGCCGATCGCCGGATTGAAGCGCGAGAACGTATGGCGGGCAGTAAGCAGCGGCTGCAGCCCGCTGATGTCCTCGATCGCCGCGCGCGCCCAGTCGTAGCGGCCGGCCAGTGTCATCGACCATTGCGGCGTGAGCTGCAGCGTATCGTCGAAATAGAAGCCGTAGTTCGCGTTGCGCGTCTTCGCGCGCGTCGTCTGCTGGAATTCGCCGATGCCGATCGCCGCGCGAGAATCGGTAAACGCCGCAGGTTGCGACGCCTGCTCGAAATGCGCGTTCGCCAGATCCGCGGATGCGCCGACGACGAGCTGGTTGTCGAAGCCGGCCGGCTTACCGAGCAACGTGAGCTGCAGGCTCGCGCCGTAGCGCTCGGTCGCGATCGTCGAGCGGTCGTTGGACGCCGGCGCGCCGTCGGCGGCGTCATCGTCGCCGGCGCGGCCGGCGTCTTCGTTCACGTTGCTGCTGACGTTCGTGTTCCGATACCGCCGGTAGTACAGGTTGCCGCTCAGCTGCACGCGATCGCCGAACGCATGATCGCCGGACAGCGTCAGATAGCCGGCGCGATTGCGGTTCAGGTCCGGATAGGTATAGGCCTGCCGCGGATTGTCGAGGAACGAGCGCGGAATCGTCTGCGTGCCGTGCAGCGTATTGTCCGCGCCGCCGGCGGATAGCGACAGCGTCGTATCCGCATCGGTATAGCGAAGCTTGCCGAAGATTTGCCGCACGCGGCTCGCATTGTGGTCGGCCCAGCCGTTGTCGTTCGCCACGTTCGCGTTCAGGTAGTAGTCGACACGATCGCCGACACGGCCGCCCTGCTCGAACTGCACCGTCTTGCGCCCCCACGAGCCCGCGCCGACCTCCACTGCACCGCCCGCACTCGTGCTGCCGTTCTTCGTCGTGATCGCCAGCGCGCCGCCGAGCGTGTTGAGCCCGTAGGTCGGGTTCGAGCCGGGAATCAGCTGAAGCGTGTCGATCGCGGACGGCGGCAGGATGTCCCAATTCACGACGTCGCCGAACGATTCGTTGATGCGCACGCCGTCGACGAACACCGACAGGCCCTGCGGCGTGCCGACGACCGGCGACGCGGTAAAGCCGCGGTAGTTGATGTCCGGCTGGTAAGGGTTGCCCTGCGCCTCCGCGATGTCGACGCTCGTCGCGTTCTTGTCGAGATAGTCGGTCAGCGTGCTGCGATGCTGGCGGTCGAGTTCGGCACTGCGCACGGTCTGCACGTTCGACGGCACGCGCGACAGCGGCGTGCCGATCCCGAGCAGCGGCGTGGTGCCGACGACGACGATCGGGGCAAGCGTCGTCGCGTCGGGACTATCGTCCGGTGCGGCATGCGCGGGCCATGCGATCAGCAGCCCGCCGACCGCGCCGCCGCAGCACAGCCCGATGCGCGCGCGGCATGCCGCGACGCGCCGCTTCGGCGGTGCGGTCTCTTTCATCGTGTCTCCTCCGCTGTCCTTGTCGGTCTCGCGATGCATCTCGCGTGCGTGCCGCGGTGCATGCTGCGCGACGAATCGCCGGTACTGCCGATGGCAAGAAGCATGCCGATGAGCGCGAATCGCGATGTGCGCGGTGTGCTTCCATGTGCCGCCGCGACACCGTGCGGCACACGCACCATCTTCGTATCGACGGGTGTTGCGCTTCGGTCGGCGCTGTCGTCGGTGGGCCGACCGCGATTGGCGATGCGCACCGCGCGATGCGCGGGCGACGCATGCAATGACGCAATGTCGGTCGATCGACGCACGCCGCCCACATCGCCACATCGCCACGCCAACCGGCACCTGCGTGCCGTCCGCACTGTCATGTTTCGCAACAGTGCGCACACCCAGCTGTTCCCGAACGCAACAGATGCGCGCCGCGGCCGACCATGCCGCGCATTGCCGGCGCCGCCTTCGATTCGCGCGCCGACCCTTGCCGCACAAGGCCGCCGGCGCAATGGCATGCGATTTGCGTGACCGAGGTCGCACTGGATCCGGAACCCGTCCATGCCGGCCCGGCGATCGGTTTGCCGCGGTGCGACCACAATGACTCAGGAGACAACCATGAAGAAACTCTCGGCTTCGACGAGCCGACTGGCAACGATCGGCATCGCGGCGGCAGCCGCCATCGCCTTGAATCCCGGCCTCGTGGACGCCGCGGCCGACTATCCGGCCGTCACGTATCAGCGCCTGACGAATGCGCAGCACGATCCGGGCTGGCTGACCTACTACCGCACGTACAACGGCCAGGCGCACTCGCCGCTCAAGCAGATCGATGCGTCGAACGTCGGCCGGCTCACGCAGGCCTGGAGCTACAAGTTTCCGGCCGAACTGAAGCAGGGTTTCGAAGCGACGCCGATCGTCAATGGCCGCTATCTGTTCGTGACGACGCCGAAGGACAACGTCTACGCGTTCGACGCGGCGACCGGCGCGCAGCTCTGGAAATACGAGCCGAAGCTCGGTGCGGAGTCGTTCAAGACCGCGTGCTGCGACG
It encodes the following:
- a CDS encoding sigma-54-dependent Fis family transcriptional regulator, whose amino-acid sequence is MRDDVHPAADTRAAQAPGWPTPTIRKSHQRSETFGLQASARPDYDVLSATELALKREQNRVLCVHAMPVMETLHEQIVNTQSMIVLTDAEGLILHSIGDDDFLRRAERVALRPGANWAEDRQGTNAIGTALAELCPMVVHGDQHFLAANHFLTCSSVPILDPYGDVIGVLDVTGDHRSYHQHTMALAKMSVQMIENHLFTTTFQETLQVSFHGRPEFLGTLMEGIVAFTADGRFLSANRSAQFQLGMPLSALRAHTLASLFDVTSAQLIDRMRASTEPHVMLNLGNGAVVCARVQFRRALRAEGSRPADVHDGGAVPAARPAASHGAASLSRLSYLDTGDPQVAAVIAKVRKVIGKDIPVLITGETGTGKELLAQAIHNDSPRRDGPFVAVNCASIPETLIESELFGYEEGAFTGARRKGATGKLLQANGGTLFLDEIGDMPYPLQVRLLRVLQERIVNPLGSTKAIGVDIAIICATHRDLREMIAQNRFREDLYYRLNGLVVRLPPLRDRTDLAVVVQKMLQRETLSGPGRRPLSVAPDVMALFERCAWPGNFRQLANLLRTAAAMVDDDGEIRCEHLPEDFFDDLRRDDAHCAHDGAASPHAAPDPLATGDARLQDVAACAIAAALARHGGNVSAAARALGVSRNTIYRKMPSVGTAPLRTDEH
- the pqqB gene encoding pyrroloquinoline quinone biosynthesis protein PqqB — protein: MKIRILGSGAGGGLPQWNCNCANCRRARAGTDGIVPRTQSSIAVSSDGVDWVLVNASPDILAQLRAAPELQPARAVRDSGIVAVVLCDAQIDHVTGLLMLRERTSPLPLYASAPVLDDLSTALPLVPLLGHYCGVDAHTIALHEPFAIPGAGGIRFTAVPVDSKAPPYSPRRAAAVPGDNVALLIEDVASGRRAFYAPGLADIDDRVQAAMQGADLVLVDGTFWTGTEMIELGLSAKHAADMGHLAQRGDGMRPGMIDRLRALPAQTRKVLTHINNTNPILDPASAERAHLHGHGIEVAHDGMHFEV
- the pqqA gene encoding pyrroloquinoline quinone precursor peptide PqqA, giving the protein MQWTTPAYTDLRFGFEITMYIANR
- a CDS encoding TonB-dependent receptor → MKETAPPKRRVAACRARIGLCCGGAVGGLLIAWPAHAAPDDSPDATTLAPIVVVGTTPLLGIGTPLSRVPSNVQTVRSAELDRQHRSTLTDYLDKNATSVDIAEAQGNPYQPDINYRGFTASPVVGTPQGLSVFVDGVRINESFGDVVNWDILPPSAIDTLQLIPGSNPTYGLNTLGGALAITTKNGSTSAGGAVEVGAGSWGRKTVQFEQGGRVGDRVDYYLNANVANDNGWADHNASRVRQIFGKLRYTDADTTLSLSAGGADNTLHGTQTIPRSFLDNPRQAYTYPDLNRNRAGYLTLSGDHAFGDRVQLSGNLYYRRYRNTNVSSNVNEDAGRAGDDDAADGAPASNDRSTIATERYGASLQLTLLGKPAGFDNQLVVGASADLANAHFEQASQPAAFTDSRAAIGIGEFQQTTRAKTRNANYGFYFDDTLQLTPQWSMTLAGRYDWARAAIEDISGLQPLLTARHTFSRFNPAIGITWNPAPGLTAYATYNEGMRSPTAIELACADPAAPCSLPNDFLADPPLKPVIAKTVEFGARGRVGAATTWSAALYRTTLDDDIQFVSSNGGAGTLGYFQNVGKTRRQGIELAAHTHVGPVGIGIGYSYVDASYRSTWTEHSASNSSADARGNIVVRSGDRIPGIPASTAKLRLDYAATPTWSLGTNLTYRSGVFARGDENNRDAGGKLPGYLLIDVDTTWQATKHLQLFASITNLLDKRYASFGMLGRNFFNGPNHTFDGAAAVDETFVGPGAPRGAWVGMRYAWD
- a CDS encoding alpha/beta fold hydrolase — translated: MNRRPERRPSAPSLRRLSRDGCAIAWREAGHPRGHPVVVLHGGPGSGSRPAMLRLFDLQRMRVVLVDQRGAGASTPRGGLRHNNTMRLIDDLEALRVRLGIARWGVVGGSWGAALALAYAGRHPAQVTGVVLRGLFLTSARELRAFFVGSRARAPRAWRQLAAAAGTSRADRLLAACARGLRPGVDAGRRRAIARAWSAYEDALLAGAPARRMRTTPRALDRLADKYRIQAHYLQRRCWLGERRLLSLARRAAHAGVPLHAVHGTRDAVCPVDNVARLARAVPTATVERVPAGHLASDAALARRLAGAIRTLFGDA